In the genome of Chryseobacterium sp. 52, the window ATATGACGACGGAACAAGAGATTTTCCTAAAGGCCTTGAACCGACAGACTGGAATAATCCCTTATTTTTTGAACAGTCGAAGAGATTTACCAATGATAACTTCAGCACTTTCAAAACCAAAGCTGATATGGGGTCAAATCTGCAGGTAGCGCTGGGAAGAACATTTGCCCTTAAAAATAATAATAAGTGGGGATTTGCCGGAGCATTTACGGTAAGAAATGAACAGAATAAGCTGGATATTGACCATACAGGAAGAGGAAACTGGCTGGACACTACAGCACCATATGATCCCAACTGGCAGGCAAATGGGACAAATCCTATCGTATTTTACAACTTTAAAAACAAAGGAGCTTCTTATAACTATAATTCCACATTAGGCGGAATGCTTAATTTCGGATTACAGTTGGGCAAAAACAGAATCTCTTTCCGTAATTCGTATACCCATATTTATGATAATACACTGACACGAACTACAGGATGGAATGAATATACAGGAGGTAGCGGAATGGCTGTTAATGCCGAAGCATCCTATAATTATTTCTACAACGGAATTATTCCCAATAATAATCCTGCACAGATCAAGGCTCTGGACAAACCCTATACCGACAATACCGATTATCCTATTTATCAGACACTTTTGCAGAACAAACTGGAAGGAAATCACAAAGTTGGAAATGTTGATATCAACTGGTTTGCTGCAAGAACGGGAGTAAAATCCGACACCAAAGACTACACACAGTATCTGAGCCAATATGATTTCGTGGGAAGTGAGATTCTTACCTATCATATGATTTACAATTCAGCATCTAATTTTTACAGGGGATATATCGCCAATAAAGAAACAGATTATAACTACGGAACTTCCCTAAAGTGGAATATAGATACGGGAAGCTTTAAAACTGATATTAAAGCGGGCTACGCTGGTGTTGTAAAAAATAATACCAATCAACAGCAGAAATTCTTTCTTCGGGTAGATGAAAACAGGGATGTCCCGAATAGTGAAAAAGGCTTTATATCGATGTATGGTTCTTTGAATCAGTGGTTTGATGGTTCTAAATATGTTCCGGGAGGAATAGGATGGCAAACAAAACCTATGTACAAGAATGACAGGTATGAAGGGAAAGTAACCCAGAATGCATTTTATGTCATGTTTGACAACAGATGGAAGAATCAATTCAGGTTAGTGTGGGGAGTTCGCGCAGAATATTTTAAATATGACCTTGTTTCCCAGCAAATTGACGAAGCAGACAATCAGACTGTTAAAAAAGCTCCTATTGATGATAAAGCATGGCAGTGGATGCCATCCTTAAATTTCACTTACAGCCCGACCAATAAAATTAATGTAAGACTGGCCTACAACAAAACAGTGATTCGTCCTCAATTCAATGAGAGAACAGGGCTTCCGTATTTTGATCCCGTAGCAAACGGTTTGATTTATAACACAGAAATGACCTCATCAGTAGTCAACAACTATGATTTCAAATTTGAATGGTTTCCCGGTTTGGGAGAAATATTCTCTGCAGGATTGTATTATAAGGATATCAACAGACCTATCGAACGTGAAGGACGTCTTTCTGATGAGGGGAACCTGTATCTGTATAATGGAAATTCAAAAAATGCAAAACTGAAAGGGGTAGAGGCAGAAGTAAGAAAAAATCTTGGTTTTATCGCTGAAGGATCTCTTTTAGAAAAGCTGTATATCAATGGAAATTTTACGTATAACACAACGAAAGTAATAGCTTTTAAAGATCAGTATAAAACAGGGGATGATGACAGAACCTATGAAGTGGAAAGACCTCTTTACGGACAGACTCCTTATGCCTACAATTTAGGAGTTACCTACGACGGAAACCGTTTGGGTGCCAGTTTTTTATATAATGCAAAAGGCGATCAGTACATTACTGTAGGATATGCTTATAATGGTGAAGAAATACAGCGTCCGTATGCAGTAGCAGATGCGCAGATTTCCTATAAATTCTTAAGAAACAGAAATCTCGAAGTTAAATTCAATGCCAAAAATCTCTTCAACAGAGTGAAAGAGTTTTACAACAATTTTAACTCCTATTCGGTACCAAACGGATCTGCCGGAAGTACTATATCAACAGACAGGGAAGCCTGGCAGCTATTGCCCGGAGCCACAGATAAGTATGACAAAAACATTGATAAGATCACATTTCGTGCTTACAGCGGAAGAGTATTTGGGGTAAGCGTGAATTATACATTTTAATATCTGATTTAAACTGATACAATAAAAAGCTGGTCCCAATAAAACTTACAATCATGAAAAAACTAACCTTGCTTGCTATAACCGGATTATTAATCACAGCCTGCCAGAGGGATCATTTAGAAGATTCTTCAGCTCCGTTCGAAATGACGCAGACTTCAGCAGAATATATTACAGTTTCATCCTTGCCTGTGACTTCTGTAAGCGGTCATATCACATCCAATACAACATGGAGTGGTGTTATTGAAATCGATGGAATTGTAACCGTTAAAGATGGCGCTACATTAACAATTCTTCCCGGAACTTACATTAAGGCAAAACCAAAGGATACAGCTTTACCTACAGGGCTTCTGGTCATTACAAAAACTGGAAAAATTAATGCTGCTGGAACAGAAACCCAGCCCATTGTTTTTACAAGTTACAGACTGTTGGATGGAGATGAAAATACCATCCCTCAGCCCGGAGACTTCGCTGGTGTTATCCTGTTGGGAAATGCGCCCACAAATACACCATCCACGACGACAATTGACGGACTTTTTGGATCTGATTACTATTATGGTGGAAGCAATCAGGATCACAATGGTGGAATAATGAAATATGTACGTATTGAGTTCGGAGGATCTGATATTTTACCACAGCTGATTCACGAAGTTACATCTCTTACATTAGCTGGAGTAGGAAAAGGAACTATACTGGACCATATCCAGGTTTCTTACGGTAAAGATGACTCTTTTGAATTCTTTGGAGGAAACGTAAATGCCACTAACCTGATTTCCTTTGCCCCTGATGATGATAACTTCGATTTTAATACCGGATATACAGGAACTATTACTTGTGCATTGTCTTTAGCCGATTACAATTCTACACACAGCCTCAGTGGAAGTGTCTATGATTCTAACGGAATAGAGTTGAATAACAATCCCACTGGAATTGCTACCTCATTGATCACTCATCCTATCATCAATAATCTAACAATTATAGGGGCCTGGAAAGCTGCTTTTGGTAAAAATTATGGAAAAGGTATCTATATCAGAAGAAACGGAAAATTAACACTAAACAATACGATAGTAACAGGTTATCCTACAGGAATCAAGGTAGAGGGAACCGGTTCAGAGCTTTCTTCCAACTCAGATTATACCAGCATTAAGATACATGGATTTGATGTTGCTGCTGCCGGTGCGGGAACAGCAGGGATTTCTGCAGCTAATTTACTTATAGGATCAGCTTCACCCGGCTGGGGGATGAATCAACCTTTCTTTAATGAAGGAGGCTGGAATGTCTCTCCGGGAAATTGTGGAAATTTCCAGGGACTTTGGACAAAATATAACTTTTCAATTTTGGAGTAAGAACTTTAAAAACAGGAAAATTCATTACTGATCTTCTGTTTTTGAAAAGAATAAAATAAAAGAGCTCATTGATGTGTAATGTACAGGTTTTCGGAAACCTGAGGACGATCCGGATCGATACTGATGATGCGCACAGCAGTACCGGATCAGATAAAAACCGGCCGCTGTTATTTTTTTCCGGACAGCAGCGGATAAACAGGGAACCCCGGCAGGACAGCTCCTCCTGAAATGCAGGGTGATTATACAACCAAATCGCAGGAATATAGAGGCGGATGTTCCTATTTAATAAAAAATTCGGTCATAAAAATAATATAACCGGGTCTACTAAAAATTATAACAATGAAAAAACTAACTTTAATTGCTGCTACAGCATTATCTCTTATTGCTTGTCAAAATGATAGCCTTGCAGATTCTTCTACTCCTTTTGAAATGAAGCCTGCTTCTGCTGAGTATCTTACAGCTTCTTCTCTTCCTGTAACTACTGTAAGCGGTGATATTACTTCAAATACAACATGGAGTGGTGTTGTAGAACTTGACGGTATTGTAACAGTAAAGAACGGTGCTGTATTAACGATTCAGCCGGGAACTTTCATTAAGGCAAAACCAAACACATCCAATACCGCTACAGGAGTTTTAGTAATCTCTAAAACAGGTCAGATCAATGCTACCGGTACAGAATCTCAGCCGATTATTTTTACAAGTTATAAACTGTTAGATGGAAACGAAAATACAACGGCTGCTCCTGGAGACTTCGGTGGTGTGATTATTTTAGGTGATGCACCTGCGAATACACCTGATACTAAGACGATTGAAGGATTGTCAGGTTCAGATTTTTATTACGGAGGGTCCAATGCATCTCACAACGGAGGTACATTGAAGTATGTTCGTATTGAATTTGCAGGATTCGATCTTTTAGCTCCAAACTCAGGAAACGAGATCAACGGTCTTACTTTAGGAGGTGTTGGAAGTGGTACTACTTTAGATCATATCCAGGTTTCTTACGGTAAAGATGACTCTTTCGAATTCTTCGGAGGTACAGTAAATGCTTCTAACCTGGTTTCTTTTGCTGCGGATGATGATAACTTTGACTTTGACAACGGATACACAGGAACAATTACCAATGCACTTGCTTTAGCAGATACTAACTCTACACACAGTTTAAGTGGTGGTGTTTCTGATACTAACGGGATTGAATTGGATAATAACGCAACAGGTACTGCTACACCGCTTATCACAAATCCGGTAATCAACAATCTTACTATTGTAGGATCACGTACTAATGTGTTATATACTACATCAACACCTTCCGGATCTTTTTATGAAAACGGTATTCACATCAGAAGAGCTGGTAAATTAACGTTAAATAACGCTGTAGTGACAGGATATCCTGTTGGAATCAAAGTAGAAGGTACAGGTTCTGAATTAACTTCAGCTTCTAACCTAAGCTCAATCCAGGTACACGGATTTACAACTTCTGTTACAGGTGCAGGTACATCAGGAATTCCTGCTGCTAACCTATTGACAGGAACTACCGCTTCATCTTGGGGTATGAGCCAGCCGTTCTTCAACGAAGGACCATGGAACGTATCGCCTAGAAACGGTGGAAACTTCCAGGGAGCATGGACTAAATATGACTTCTCTATTCAGGAATAAGACCTTAAATGCAGGGGAAGCTTCCCATGTCTTTCCCTGCTTTTATTTTTTTTAATCTCTAATAATCTGTATTATGAAAAAACTATTTTTATTATCTATTGTATTGGTATCACAGGCTGCAGCAGCGCAGTTTCAGGTATGGAGCAATTCTTTTGATACACCCGCTGATCTTCAGGGATGGACTACCCATGACCTTAACAACAACGGAAACGGATGGGTACAGGGACAAAATATCTATTTCAACGGGACTACTCTTACTTATGGTACTTCCGGGACTCTCCGCTATTCGACAAGTCTGGTTCCCACAGGTACAGTTCCAAACTTTGGTTCTGAAAACGACTGGATCATTTCTCCAGAGATCAATCTCGAAGGAGCATCCGGTACCATTAATCTGGCAGCCTATATCGGAAGACAGAGAACAACACACCTTAATTTCGGACGTGATCTGTATATTTATGTAAGTACCCCTCAGAAGCCTGTTCCTACATTGGCAGATTTTCAGACAATGGCTGTAGATGGAAGTGGAAATGATATTCCAAGTCCATACAGAATTGTAGCAGGAACGCTCAGCAATCCTTTCCCGGCTGATCTTACCCAGTTTAAAGAAAACCTTATAGATATTTCTGCTTTTGCCGGTAAAAAAATCTACATCGGTTTGTGGTCTAACAGAAAAACGAGCGGAAACAATCTGCAGAATATTAATATTGATGAAATGGCTATTTATGCTTCAACATTTTTGGGAACAAAAGATGTCAAGAAGAAAGAAAATTTAACCCAAATAAAGGAAAACCCGGTAAAGGAATTCCTTCAGTTTCAACTTAATCCAAGCTTTAAAGAAAGTATGACGACAGTCAATATTTACAATATGGCCGGACAAAAAGTGCTTTCAGCTTCATATAACAGATCTGTCAATGTCGTTTCATTGCAGGCTGGAACATATATAGCAGAAGTTTCTGACGGAAAAACAACGGAAAGTCTGAAGTTTATCAAAAAATAAACAGCGGTCATTCTCTACCAACCTTCAGATGATTCTGTAGGAATTAACATGAAAATTTTAATAGATTAAAAGGGATTTGCAACTTCCCCGCAGAGAACTTTTGATCATCAACATATCCAACTTAGTTTTTATAATTATCCTGTTGCCCCGCTTACCGATGGGCGGGGCAATATTTCTAAGTTCGATTTTATAATTTAAATTAATCTAAATGAATAAGTTCATTGCATTACTATTTTTTAGCCTATTTGTTTCCTGTGCAGACAGCAGCGTTATGCAGCCGTTTGATAAATCACAGAAACCTGCCGAAGTTAATATTAAAGGATATTCAAAGCCGGACGTTCTCCAGTTGAGACTGAACGGAACACCGGTAACGATTAACGGAAGCACTTCTTATACCGACAAAATAGAAACCCGGCTCAATTTCGTTCTGGATGAAGGCGAAACAGACAGGCTCGGGGTCTATAATAACGAAACGGGTGCCGAGGTAGCCCATTATAATATTACCTACGACAACATCAATGACTACAAAACCCTGAATTTTTTCAATCTTCCGGGGATCTTCCTGCAGACTTCCGCAGTAAAGCCACAGGTTAACCTGGGAAAAGTAGGATTTGAATTCATTTTTCCAAATCTTGGTGAATATTCCGGTACTGCCCTTAAAAATGTGAAAGGCGTATTAAAAAGAGAGAATGGAGTAGTGCTTGCAGAATTTGACAATATCGGAAAAGATAATTTCACAGCAGTGAAAATATATAGCTTTTTCAGTAATACAGCTCCTGTTTATCTTGAACTCTATAAACCAGGTACCTCCGATCCTTATACCGGATCTGAAATCATTAAAGTAAAAATAAAGCAGGACATGGGAGCCAATTTAATCGTGCTTCAGGAAAAAATGGAAAATGGAATCTTGATGGTCAAGGGAGAGATTGATGTAGCGGATTATTTGTAACAGCTATTCTGTATGAAGAAATATTTTAATTTTCAGTTACTGCTGCTTTTTGCGGTTTCTATTTTTATCTTATCATGCAATAATAATGATGATGAGAGCATCCCCAATTTTCCGGAAGGAAGTACAGAATCTGTAAACCTATGGGTGCAGGACAGTATGAGGCGCTATTATTACTGGGCAGATCAGATGCCTGCCAAACCGGATTATCATCTCCCTGTAAAAGATTTTTTTAAAAGTCTGTTGTATTCTCAGGACCGCTTTTCATTCATGGTGAATACCCAGGATCCTTCCTCCTATCCGCGTTCTGTCCGGAATATGTATGGTTTTGATTATGCCGTGATACAGCTGGCCAATGGGAGCGTAGTGACTGCGGTAAAACTGGTTATGAAAAACTCTCCTGCCTTTAATTCAGGTTTACAGAGAGGTATGATGATTACGAAGATCAATGGAAAAACCATCACAGCAGCCAATGCAGAAGAATTAACGTCCTCTATTAAAGATCAGACCGTCATAGAACTTACGGTTGGAAACTGGAAAAACGGAGCTGTTACCGATGAAAAAAGCATCACCGTATATTACGGTTATTCTTTTGAACAGCCTCTGGAATCTAAAATATTTGAAAAAAACGGTAAAAAAACAGGATATCTCTATGTTTATGATTTTCCGGATGGAATGACCTCTGTTTTAAATCAAAAATTTGCGGCTTTCAAAGCAGCCGGAGTACAGGAGCTGATTCTGGATCTCCGTTACAATTACGGAGGGTCAGTATCCTCAGCAGCAGCACTCTGTTCACTAATTCCATCAGGAATATCATCATCTTCACCGTTTATTATCTACAGAGGAAACAAAAACGGAGGTGAAGTAAAACGGACATTTGCCCAGCAGATCACTTACGATCCCGGTGCACTTGATTTCAATTCGCTTCATGCCAATGCCTTGAACCTGAATAAAGTCTATATTCTTACCTCAGGCAGTACAGCTTCTGCCTCTGAAATTGTGATCAATAATCTTAAACCTTATATGCAGGTTATACAGGTAGGAGATGTTACGTTGGGTAAAGATATGGCCGGATTTATTGTAGAAGATAAAAGGAAACCCAAAAAGATCTCATGGCTGCTTCATCCTGTTATTTATAAAGTATTTAATGCCAATGGGGAAGGGGCTTACAGTAATGGAATTTCTCCACAGATTACAGCCAATGAATATACTACACTGCCATTGCTTCCGTTGGGAGATGCTGAGGAAACCCTGATTTCATCTGCCTTAAACAGTATTTATTCAAAATCAGCAGGTAAAGAGGCTTTGGACAAAAGTGTTAAAGTTTTATTTCAAAGCGATACGCCTTCTGCAGCCATCGGAAAGTGAACGTTTTCTATATTTTAATACATAAACCAACAGCCTATGCAAGGAATAGAACCTAAATTTCACAGCAGCCTCACAGACCGTATGGATTATTACCGTGGTTTGCTGAAAAAAATAGCTGATGATCCTGAAATCCAGCCTTCTGATATGATTTCAAGGGTATCGGAACTAAGTGAACTGTATGAAGATTATCTGGCCAATAAAAGGCAATTGGAAAGGAGTATAAAAAGTTACAGACAATATCACAATGATCTGCGTAAACACCTGACTTTACGGGTACGTGAATTAAGAAGAAAGGTGAAACAGAAGTGATTCTATTTTAAATGTTTAAAGACATTTAAGGTATTAAAAAAGTCAAGATAAAAATCATTGATTGTTTAAGGAAAAGGTTACTTAAAGCAAAGTTTTTCTTAATATTATATTGATCTTTGATGGTTTAAAAAAATTCACTGTTTTTCAAAATCTACCAGAGTTTGATACTTTAAAAAGAAATTTATATATTGATGAAGCTAAGTTCACAGATGACGAATGTATGGATCTTGATTGGTTTGATTTTTCATTGTATTTAAAGATATTCCGGCAGTTCTCCTGGTTACAGTGGATCGTATTCAGCCTTTTATCTAATGCCTTTTTATGTGTATTTTCAATAGGACTGTATCAGTTTATCGAAAAAACTTGTCGTAAAGAACAACTACAGGAACAGAGCCATCCTGTCACAAGATCTGATTTCTCTCTCTGTCTTCTCACCATTTTCTGCAATAGTTTAGTTATGTTACTGGGTGTTTTTTTATGGAAAGCAAACTGGATTATTCTGGATCAAAATCCTTCTACAGGTTCAGCTGTTCTGGAAACGATTGCTTTAATCCTGCTTATGGATCTTCTGATGTACTTCTTTCATTATGCTGCCCATTTGCCTTTTGTGTATAAAATATTGCATGGTAAACATCATGAACATATAAGCACTAATTTCCTAAGTCTTTTTGTATTGCATCCTTTTGAAACCATTGGTTTTGGATTTATGATTTTAGCTTTACTGATGAGTTATGATTTTTCAGTGATGTCCATTACCTTTTATCTATTAATCAATCTTATTTGGGGAACTATCGGACATTTGAACAGGGAATTCTTTCCGGCATCATTTGACAATTTTTTTATAGGAACAACCAGATTCCATAACCAACATCATTTGTATGAGAATAAAAACTTTGGTTTTTATACTTCCATCTGGGACAGGCTTTTTGGCACATACCGGGCTTAAAATCAACATTGATAATCTCAACATAGAAAGCGTTTCTTTTTTAGGACTTAATATTTTTCTTTATTCAATAAACAGATAGAAAGTATTTAAAATTTCAGTTCATATTCCATTCTCCATTCATATTTTATTTAAATACGACACGTTCTGTCGTTGTCTCCGTATATCTTTGTCAGAATAAATTTAATGATCAGTAAACCAGTGGTTAAAATTATATACCGGGTTGCATTAAGAATACAATAATATTCACAAATATTAGACTTAATATTGTCTTGTATTGTTAAATAATGTTAAATTCGGTGCGCTATTTATATGAAAACTAATATTAATTCAAAATACACAAACAGATGAAGAGAATCTATTCTGGTGCATGTATTCTATGTACCATTCTTGGGCTTTCTGCCCAGGAAGTATTATGGCAGAAAGATATCAAATCCAGTACGCAGGATTTTCTAAGCCAGGTGACCACCACCATCGATCAGCAATACCTTATCACAGGGAGCTCGATCCAAACCCAGAAACTTTCAACAGAAAATAAACAAAACAACGGCTACGATTTTCATTTGGTAAAACTGAACCAACAGGGCGATCAGGTCTGGGAAAAATACTTCTCAGGAAATAACCATGATTACCTTTCTGCTTCCGTAGCCACACAAGAAGGCGGATTTCTGTTAGCCGGAACTTCCTATTCCGGAAAAGGACTCGATAAAAAAGAAGATTCCAAAGGCGGATCAGATATCTGGCTGATCAGACTCAATGAATTCGGGGACGAACTTTGGCAGAAAACCTTAGGAACTTCCTCAGATGAAGAAGCCAGATCTGTCATTCAAAGTACAGATCTTGGATTCTTTGTAGCAGGCAATGTTCAGAACTCTTCTAAAGGCTATGGTTCCAAAGATGTTTTAATCACCAGACTGGATAAAAACGGAAAGATTCTTTCCGAAACTATCTTAGGCGGAAAAGGATTGGATGAAGTAGAGAAAATGATTCCTACACGCGATGGCGGAGCCTTATTGGGCATTTATTCCAGAAGTTCTGACGTTCGGGTTCCTGCATCCACAGATAAGACTACTGCAGCAAACTCTTATCCCGTATCGCGTACCCAAAAATCCACCGAAAACTTCGGAGAAGGCGATTACTGGATCGTGAAGCTTAACAAAGACGGGAAAGTGGAATGGGAAAAGAACTTTGGAGGAAAAGGCGATGATCATATCAGAACACTGGTTTTAACATCATCGGGATATATCATTGGTGGAGAATCCAGATCGGAAAGATCAGGAAATAAGTCGGTGGGCATTGAAGAAGGCACAGATCTTTGGCTGATTTCATTAAACGAAAGAGGCGAAGAGATGTGGCAGAAATCCTACAATTTCAAAAACAGGGATATTTTAATGGGGATGAGTGTTATTCAGAGCCAGGATTCAAGAGCCAAGAACCAGGACCTGACCAAAGGGATTTTATTAGGTGGCTATACTCAGGCAGAAGGGCACATGGAGAATGAAGATGAAACTTTCTGGATGTTGTACCTGAACCAGGATGGAAATGAGCAATGGAGAAAACATGTCAAAGGAGAATCCAGAAAAAGAGAAGAAAGACTATCAGATATAAAACTGAACAGAGATGGCTCCATTATTCTGGCAGGAACGAGTGCAGAGGAACTTGGAAAAGAGAACTGGAAGATTGTGAAACTGGGAGACAGTCAGATTAACAAACTGATCGAAAAACAGGATATCAAGATCTATCCGAATCCGGTATCAGACTATGCTTACGTAGAAATAGGGTTTGACTTCAAGGAAGCTGATATTATGCTGTATGATATGGGCGGAAGACAGCTTCAGAGCTTGAAAACTAAGAATAAAGTAACGAAGATTAACACCCAGAATCTGATTCAGGGGGCTTATCTGGTGACGATAAAAACTGATACGAATAAAACAGCGAATGCTAAACTCATAAAGAAATAAACAAAGATGAAAAAAAATATAACCAGTTTGTTCTTCTGCATGTCCTTAGGGATGGTATCAGCACAAACTTCAGGAAATAAACAGTCCACGCTTCCCAATATCATTCCTCCTTCTTCAGAATCCTATAAATTAGGGGCTTACGGAAATGTTCCTGTCAGCTTATTCACGGGAAATGCCAATGTAGATATTCCATTAACTTCTTATCAGACTAAGAATATTAAGATACCTATTAGACTCGGTTATTTCTCCAGTGGAATAAAAGTAGATGATATGAATGGTTCTACCGGGCTGGGTTGGAATCTTACTTCCGGTGGTGTGATCACACGGATAATAAGAGATCTTCCAGATGAAGACCATCAGACCAATATAACTATTCCTACAAACATTGATGCGCTTGGAGTACGAAATCCGGTTGTTATGCAATTTTTTCAGGATGCTTCACACGATGATGTTGATAGCGAACAGGACTTGTATATGGCTAGTTTTAATGGTATGCAGATCAAATTTGTTTTTGATAAAAGAGGGGTTCCTGTGATCTATTCACAAAAGGATGTCATCATTGAAGGCACCAGTGGAGGAAATTCCTTTACAATAACAGTAGATGACGGTACGAAGTATTATTTTACAGATAAAGAAACTACCTCCAACCGTACCTCCGGTGCAGGCCATTCTTTAATATCCATTTCTACTACTGCCTGGTATCTGACAAAAATTGAAGATATATCAAGCGGGGAGACTGTATTTATTGAGAATACTGAAGGAGGATATTCAACAACGATCAGCCAATCACAAACACTGTCTTATACTGCTCCCGGAGATCCAATGACCTCCGGTTGCGGAAATCCTGCATTTATTCGTTATCCCGAAGTAAGTCCAACCATTAGCCACAACCAGACGGTCAATGGCAGGCAGATCAAGAGAATATACAGCAGCAATCCTCTGTATGGAGAAATTATCTTTGATTACCTGCAGTCAGGAGGGAATACAGACTACAAACGATTGCAGAAAATCACGAAAAAAGTAAACAATATTCTGATCAATGACATCAGCCTTAATTATACTCTTACCGGCTATGACAGATTATTCCTTGACTCTGTACGTGATAATGTACTCAATACAACTCATAATTTTGAGTATAATCAGCCTCAGCAGTTGGTAGGCAGACTTTCTTATGCTAAAGATATCTGGGGATATTATAATGGAGAAGTAGGTAACACCACCTTGATTCCTATGATTGCAAAGTTGGCAGCCGTGAGTTCATATCCCTATGCCGCAACTCAGGTCAATGAAGAGAAAACACAAATCGGGATATTAAAAAAGATTATTTATCCCACCAAAGGATCTACAGATTTCCTTTATGAAAATAATACTGCGGTTTATAAAAATGTACTTCTGAGCCCTGTTGAATGGAATGGTGTCCAGATCAAGGCTGAAAATTGGGATAGTGACTTAACTCCCTTCCACACAACAAACAGCACAACATTTTCATCAATAAGAGATGAAGAAATTCCGCTTGGAGGTGGTGCTGCGTTTAACGGCAGCAAATGCAGTCAGGACCTTCAGGTTCCGGGAAAGCACAGGGCAAACGTTACGCTTAAAAGACCTAATGGACAGCCTGTTTTGTTTTATACAAAGAGCCCTTCCGGGGTACATACCAATGTAGGATATTCATTTACTTTTCCCATCAATGGGGATTCATTTTATGCACATATTCAAAAAAATGAGATACTGACCTTATCAATAACTACTCTTTTTGAATGTGTAAGGTCACAGGTTGGTGCAAGATATACCACCAGGGAAGCTGTATACGGAGACAAAGAAGGGCCGATAGGAGGATTGAGAATCAGTAAGATTACAGACAATACTGAAAATGGTGTTGCTACAACAAGGAAATTTGTCTATCATGATACCAATGAACAAACAACAGAAGCTATAGTATTAAGGACTCCTGCATTTGAAGAAGAGTTAAGTTTTACCAGAGCCTGTAATAGTTCAGTTACCCCCGGTAATCCCGGAGGAGGTACTTCGATGGGGGTTGAAAGGTTTCCATATTATACAGTCACTTCT includes:
- a CDS encoding T9SS type A sorting domain-containing protein, with translation MKRIYSGACILCTILGLSAQEVLWQKDIKSSTQDFLSQVTTTIDQQYLITGSSIQTQKLSTENKQNNGYDFHLVKLNQQGDQVWEKYFSGNNHDYLSASVATQEGGFLLAGTSYSGKGLDKKEDSKGGSDIWLIRLNEFGDELWQKTLGTSSDEEARSVIQSTDLGFFVAGNVQNSSKGYGSKDVLITRLDKNGKILSETILGGKGLDEVEKMIPTRDGGALLGIYSRSSDVRVPASTDKTTAANSYPVSRTQKSTENFGEGDYWIVKLNKDGKVEWEKNFGGKGDDHIRTLVLTSSGYIIGGESRSERSGNKSVGIEEGTDLWLISLNERGEEMWQKSYNFKNRDILMGMSVIQSQDSRAKNQDLTKGILLGGYTQAEGHMENEDETFWMLYLNQDGNEQWRKHVKGESRKREERLSDIKLNRDGSIILAGTSAEELGKENWKIVKLGDSQINKLIEKQDIKIYPNPVSDYAYVEIGFDFKEADIMLYDMGGRQLQSLKTKNKVTKINTQNLIQGAYLVTIKTDTNKTANAKLIKK